The genomic region CCTGACGCTGGGCGTCATCGAAATAAGCCGGCACGGTAATGACCACGCCTTGCAATTCGCCACCGAGCGCCGCTTCGCCGCGCTTGGCCAGCACCCGCAGAATTTCTGCGGAAATTTCCACGGCGGTTTTCTCACCACCGGCGGTAACAATCGCAGGCAGACCTTCTTCGGTTTGCGCAAACGTCAACGCCTTGTGGCCAGGCAAGCGTTCGATATCTTCGCGACCGCGCCCCATCAAACGCTTGATCGATAAAATCGTATTGCTCGGGTCGCTGGCGGCGCTGTCTCGCACTTCGCGGCCGACTTCGATGCCGGATTCGGCGAAGCGAACCGCTGAAGGCAACAAATGTTCGCCACGGGCATCGGGCAAGGTTTCCGCGAGACCGCTGCGTACGGTGGCGATAAGGGAATTGGTGGTGCCGAGATCAATACCGGCGGCGAGCCGATGCTGATGCGGCGCGCTGCTCATTCCGGGTTCGGCGATTTGCAGTAAGGACATGAAAAGCCTGCTTTTACAATTGATCCATCACAGCGCTGATTGCGCGTTCGGTTTCTTCTCTTAACTTGCGATAGAACATCAGTTTCTGGATTTCGCGCTTGCCATTGACCAGGTGCAATTGGTCGACGTCTGAAAACTCGCGCGCCAGAATTTTTTCTTGGCTCTGCTGTTGTTTGGCAATGCGATCAGCCAGTGCTTCCAGTGCATCCAAGTCATCGGCGTCAGTCGCCTCTTCCAGCTCTTCGCGCAGCTCCAATTGCGCCATCAGAAATTCCGGGTCGGCAATGGTCTGTTCGTCCTGCCATTTGCCGCCAGACAGCTCGAGCAGATAGCGGGCACGTTTAACCGGATCGCGCAAGGTTTGATAGGCATCGTTGATGCGCGCGGCTTCGCTCATCGCCAGCATTTTTTCCCGCTCGCCAGCATGGGCATAACGGTCAGGATGCACCGATTTTTGCAGCTCACGATAACGCCGGGTCAGCTCGTCCTGATCGACCTCAAAGCTGACCGGCAATCCGAATAGGGGG from Permianibacter aggregans harbors:
- the hscB gene encoding Fe-S protein assembly co-chaperone HscB → MSATHQYFPLFGLPVSFEVDQDELTRRYRELQKSVHPDRYAHAGEREKMLAMSEAARINDAYQTLRDPVKRARYLLELSGGKWQDEQTIADPEFLMAQLELREELEEATDADDLDALEALADRIAKQQQSQEKILAREFSDVDQLHLVNGKREIQKLMFYRKLREETERAISAVMDQL